CGGGAGTTGCCGCCGTCGATGACGACGTCACCGGGGGAGAGCAGCTCGGCCAGCGCGTGGACGGTGGCGGTGGTCGGGCTGCCGTGCGGAACCATCACCCACACCGCGCGGGGCGCAGCCAGCGCGTCGACCAGCGCCTTCAGGTCCGCGACGTCCGACTTGGCGGGGTCGTTGTCGAATCCCACGACCTCGTGCCCGGCGGCGCGGAGCCGCTCGGACATGTTGCCGCCCATGCGGCCGAGCCCGACCATCCCGATCTGCATGTGTGTGTTTCCTGTCGTTCGTCCGTACGCGCCGCACCCGAAGGGCCCACCGGCCCCGCCCGGGTGTTACCCGGAGAGACGGACCGGCATGAGCAGGTGACGGTACTCGCTGTTCTCCGCCGCGCCGTCGCCGGTCGAGCCGGTGATGACCGCCGGCTTGGTCGGCGTGGTGAACGCGAGCCGGGCGTGCGAGGTGTCGAGCGCACCCAGACCGTCGAGCAGGTAGGTCGGGTTGAACGCGATCGCGATGTCCGGACCGTCCAGGTGTGCCTCGAGCGCCTCGGACGCCGACGCCTCGTCGCCGGAGCCCGCCTCGAGGACCAGCTCACCGGCCGCGAACGACAACCGGACCGGGGTGTTCCGCTCGGCGACCAGCGACACGCGGCGGACGGCCTCGAGGAACGGGGCGGTCGCGACGGTCGCGTACGACAGCGACTCCGACGGCAGGAGCGAGCGGTACTTGGGGAAATCACCCTCGAGCAGGCGCGACGTGGTGCGGCGACCGCTGCTGGCCAGGCCGACCAGACCCTCGCCGGTGGTCCCGGACGAGAGCGCGAGTTCGACCTCGCCGTTCATCGACTTGGCCGTGTCGGCCAGCGTCTTGGCCGGGACCAGTGCCTGCACGGACGTGCCGGGCTGCTCCGGCTTCCACGTGAACTCGCGGATCGCCAGGCGGTAGCGGTCGGTGGCCGCGAGGGTCACCGTCTCGCCCTCGATCTCGATCCGGATGCCGGTGAGGATCGGCAACGTGTCGTCCCGGCCGGCCGCGACCGCGACCTGGGCGACCGCGTGGGCGAACACGTCGGCCGGCACCGTGCCGGAGCGGGTCGGCATGTCCGGCAGCGTCGGGTAGTCCTCGACCGGGAGCGTCAGCAGGCTGAACCGCGCGCTCCCGCAGACGAGGTTGACCTTCGTGCCGTCGACGGTGATGTCGACCGGCTTGTTGGGCAGGCTCTTGCAGATGTCGGCCAGCAGGCGGCCGGACACGAGCGCCCGGCCCTCCGCCGCGATGTCGGCCGAGACTTCCGCCCGCGCGGACACCTCGTAGTCGAAGCCGGACAGCGCCAGCCCGTTCTCGTCCGCCGACAACATCAGGCCCGCCAGCACCGCCACCGGCGGACGGACCGGAAGACTCCGGGCTGTCCACGCGACCGCTTCGGCCAGAACGTCACGCTCGACCCGGAATTTCACCGGTCATCGCCTCCACTAGTCCGGGCGAACCCGGGAAGTACAACCCCGTTGGCAGACCTCGCGGACTTTCCGACCCGAGGCTGGAACCGGACGGTCCGCCGGTACGTCATAGCGCGCAAGTCTGACAGGCGAGGATCTCCCCAGATGCTCCCGGTTCCAGGCTTGTTGTGTCCATTCTCCGGAGATCGAGAAGTAGTCGTTCTTCTTAGGAGCGGTGGATTGTGTGGACAGCCGCGTCTGCCCAGGTCAGCGACGGGTCGGCGTCCACGGGCCCTGTGGGCATCCGGTGGGGCGGCCGTGCACGAACGACACGTTCGGGCGCTCGGGCCGGATTCGTGCGATTCGTCCCCACGTCCGATGCACAGCCTCGTCCCCGGATCGTTCACCGGCCATCCACATCCGCGCGGTCGACAAACGCCGAACGATCATTCTCTTAGAGATTTTTCAGCATCCACAGGGTTGTACACACCTGTGGGTTGGTGACAAAGGCGTCACTCAGGTGCCGGACAGCCGGCCGGCGCCGGACCGCGCTCAGGCGTTGCGGGTCTGCTGCTTGATCCGGTTCGTCAGCTCGGTGACCTGGCTGTAGACCGAACGGCGCTCGGCCATGAGCTGGCGGATCTTGCGTTCGGCGTGCATGACCGTGGTGTGGTCGCGGCCGCCGAAGGCCTGACCGATCTTCGGCAGCGACATCTCGGTGAGCTCGCGGCACAGGTACATCGCGATCTGGCGCGCCGTCACGAGCACGCGTGAGCGGGACTGTCCACAGAGGTCGTCGATCGAGATCCCGAAGTACTGCGCGGTCTGCGCCATGATCGTCGCGAGCGAGATCTCCGGGCCCGTGTGATCGGGAATCAGATCCTTGAGGACGATCTCGGCGAGCGAGAGGTCGACGACCTGCTTGTTCAGGCTCGCGAACGCGGTGACGCGGATCAGCGCGCCCTCGAGCTCGCGGATGTTCGCCGAGACCTTGCCGGCGATGTACTCCAGGACCTCCGGGGGAGCGTCCAGGCCCTCCTGAGCGGCCTTCTTCCGCAGAATCGCGATGCGGGTCTCGAGCTCGGGCGGCTGGACGTCGGTGATCAGGCCCCACTCGAACCGGTTGCGGAGGCGATCCTCCAGCGTGACCAGCTGCTTCGGCGGCCGGTCGGAGGTGATGACGATCTGCTTCGAGGAGTTGTGGAGCGTGTTGAACGTGTGGAAGAACTCCTCCTGCGTCTGCTCCTTGTTCTCCAGGAACTGGATGTCGTCGATGAGCAGGACGTCGACGTTGCGGTAGCGGGCCCGGAAGCTTTCTGCCCGACCGTCACGAATCGCGTTGATGAAGTCGTTCGTGAACTCCTCCGAGCTGACATAACGGACCCTCAGTCCGCGGAACAGCCCCGAGGTGTAGTGCCCGACGGCGTGGAGCAGGTGGGTCTTCCCCAGGCCGGAGTCGCCGTAGATGAACAGCGGGTTGTAGGCCTTCGCCGGCGCCTCGGCCGCGGCGACCGCCGCGGCGTGCGCGAACCGGTTGCTCGAACCGGTGACGAACCGTTCGAAGACGTACTTGGGATTCAGCCGCGCATCGGTGTCGGTGTTGATCTCGGACAGCCGGACGGCCGGGGGGTCGCTGAGGTCACCGCCGGCGACGCGGTCGCCCTCCCCGCCGTCGTCCCAGTCCTCGTCGTCGGTGGCGCCGGGGGCGGCGTCGGAGTTCGCGCCCTCGTCGACGGTCACCGCGATGCGGACGTCCTGACCGGACTCGCGGGCGAGGGCCGCGGTGAGCTGCTCGCGCATGCGGGTCTCGATGATGTCCCGGGCGAACTCGGTCGGCGCGGCGAGCACCGCGGTGCCCTCCACCAGCGCGATCGGCCTGGTCAGACGCAGGAAGGCCCGGTGGTTCTGCGGCAGGTCGGCGAGGGTCGGGTCGAGCAGGGCGCGGTTCCAGAGCTGGGTCAGGTTCGGATCGTGGTCCGTCACGTCGGCGCCCCTCAGCGGTTCGAAAAATTGATCCCCGGTTGTGGGGGGATCTGGTGGATTATGTCGGTTCGCGCAAGGTCTGCCGACCCTCGTCCACAGACCGATCCACACCCTGGGGACGAGTGTGCGTACCCGCCGGTTTGACCGTCCGCGAGGGGGGTGCGTACCGTGTCCAGGTCGCGCTGCGGTGGCGTGTGATTCCGTGCGCCCGCCGATGCCCGTCGCGACCCCAGACCCAGCAGGAGAGTCCCCGTGAGCAAGCGCACCTTCCAGCCGAACAACCGCCGTCGCGCCAAGACGCACGGTTTCCGGCTGCGCATGCGGACCCGCGCCGGCCGGGCGATCCTGACCGCGCGCCGAGCCAAGGGCCGCGCGCGCCTTTCCGCCTGATCGCGGACCATGCTCCCCGCCGGGAACCGGCTGCGCCGCGCCCCGGACTTCGCTGCCGCCGTTCGTGGTGGCCGTCGCGCCGGTCGACCTGCGCTCGTGCTGCATCTGCGCGCGCCGGCGGAGCCGGCGTCGCTCCCGCCCCGCGTCGGGCTGGTCGTGGGCAAGGCTGTGGGTCCGGCCGTCACGCGCAACCGCGTCAAGCGGCGACTGCGCGAGGTCATGCGACCGCGCCTGAGTGCGCTCCCCCCGGGGTCGATCCTGGTGCTCCGCGCGCTGCCACCGGCCGCGGCCGCGAGCTCGGCCGATCTGGCCGCCGACGTCGACGCGGGTCTCGCCCGGCTGGTCCGGCGATGAAGTACCTGTTCATGGGCCTGATCCGGCTCTACCAGTGGACGGTCAGCGCCTGGCTCGGGCCGGTCTGCCGGTTCTACCCCTCGTGCTCGCACTACGGGTACGAGGCCTTCCGGGTGCACGGCACGTTGCGTGGCGGCTGGTTGACCGCCCGTCGCGTCGTCCGGTGCAACCCCTGGAACGCCGGTGGCCTGGACTTCGTCCCGGAACGGCGTTCGCGTAGATTTCGCAGTTCACAGTCAGTCCAGGGAGTCACCCGGTGAAGATCTTCGAACCGCTGTACGACGCCGTTTCGTGGATCATCCTGACGTTCCACACCGGGTTCGACAGCCTCGGCCTGAGCCCGAGCTGGTCGTGGTGCCTGGCGATCGTGTGCCTGGTCGTCGTCATCCGCATCCTGCTGATCCCGCTGTTCGTGAAGCAGATCAAGTCGATGCGCGCCATGCAGCAGCTGCAGCCGGAGATCAAGAAGATCCAGCAGCGGTACAAGGGTGACCGCGAGCGGACCTCCCAGGAGCTGATGAAGCTCTACAAGGAGCACAACACCAACCCGCTGGCCAGCTGCTTCCCGATCCTGGCGCAGGCGCCGATCTTCTTCGCGCTCTACCGCGTGCTGAACAGCGTCTCGAAGGAACAGGCCATCGGCGTTCTCGACCTCGAGGACGTCCGCAGCGCGCGGGACGCGGTCTTCCTCGGAGCGGGGCTCGACGACAAGTTCGTCGGTGCCGACTCCCTGACCGTGCAGATCGTCACGGTCATCATGATCCTCGCGATGAGCGGGTCGCAGTTCTACACGCAGCGCCAGCTGATGACGAAGAACATGCCGGCCAGCGCGATGGAAGCTTCGCCCTTCATGCGTCAGCAGAAGGTCATGATGTACCTGTTCCCGATCATGTTCGCGGTGTTCGGGATCAACTTCCCCGTCGGCGTCCTGCTCTACTGGCTGGTCTCGAACTTCTGGTCGATGGGCCAGCAGATGTACGTCATCCGGCGCATGCCCGCCGTCGGCAGCAAGGCGCACGACGCCATGCTCAAGCGGCAGGAGAAGAAGGGCAAGAAGCGGCCGGACGAGGCGGTGACCAGCGCGTCCGACGATTCTGACGATCCGTCATCGAAGCCCTCGGGCCCGTCCGCGCCGGTGCGGGCGCGCGGCCCGCAGCCGGCCAAGAAGGCGGCCGCCAACGGGACGCCGGGCGTCCGGCAGCAACCGCAGCGCCAGCCCAAGAGCAAGCGCGCCGGTTCCAAGAAGCGTTAGCACCACCAGGTCGATCGGACCGCGCCTGGCGTGCGGATCGGTTGCCCGCCGACCACGAAGGAGATCCACGCGGTGAGTCAGTCCGCAGAGCCCGCCGTCGACGACCTCGACCGCGACGACGTCGAGAGCACCGACGGCCCGAACGACGCTGCCACCGAGAACGGCGAGGGCGAGGGCGCGAAGCGTCGGAGTCCCCGGAAGCCGTCGAAGGCCCGCCTCGCCGAGCTCGAGCAGGAGGGCGAGATCGCGGCGGACTACCTCGAGGGTCTGCTCGACATCGCCGACCTCGACGGTGACATCGACATGGACGTCGAGGGGGACCGCGCGGCGGTCTCGATCGTCGGCGCCGATCTCAAGCAGCTGGTGGGCAAGGACGGCCAGGTGCTGGAGGCGCTCCAGGAACTCACCCGCCTCGCGGTCCTGCGGGCCACCGGGGAGCGCAGCCGGCTGATGCTCGACATCGGGGGCTACCGCGCCGCCCGGCGTGAGGAGCTCACTGCCCTCGGCCGCACGTCGGCCGAGGAGGTCAAGGCCAGCGGCAAGTCGGTGAAGCTGGCCCCGATGACCCCGTTCGAGCGGAAGATCGTGCACGACGCGATCGCCGAGGCGGGGCTGCGCAGCGAGTCGGAGGGCGAGGAGCCCAACCGGCGCGTGGTGGTTCATCCCGCGTGAGCGCCGGGCCGCCGGTCGCCCAGCTCGCGCCGTCGCCCTCCGAGGCGGCGCGCGAGCTCTTCGGCGAGCGGTTGGCCGTGGCCGAGGCCTACACGCACCTGCTGGCGACGGCCGGTGTGGAGCGGGGGCTGATCGGCCCGCGGGAGGTGCCCCGTCTGTGGGAGCGCCACCTGCTCAACTGCGGCCGGATCGGTCCGGAGCTGCGGGCGGGGGAGAAGCTCGCCGACGTCGGCTCCGGAGCCGGCCTGCCCGGGCTCGTCGTCGCCCTGCTGCGGCCGGACGTGCCTGTCACCCTGATCGAGCCCATGGAGCGGCGGACCACCTTTCTGGTGGAAGCGGTGGCGGAGCTCGGGCTGGAGAACGTCACCGTGCGCCGGGACCGCGCCGAGTCCGCCCGGAATCTGTTCGGCACGTTCGACGTCGTCACCGCGCGCGCGGTGGCTCCCCTGGAGAAGCTCGCCGACTGGACCGTCCCGCTGCTGCGGTCCGGCGGCCGGCTGCTGGTGTTGAAGGGTTCGTCCGCCGCGGACGAGCTCGCCGCCGCTCTTCCCCGACTCACCGCGCTCGGGGTGGTCGACCCCCAGGTGCGCAGCCTCGGCCCCGCCGGGGACCCCACGACCGTCATCGATGCCGTTGTTTCACGTGAAACGCGGCGCCAGGCAACGAGGTAAGGCCAGATCAACGAGCAACGGTTTCACGTGAAACATGTCGTCGGGCCCGTCGGCCCAGCTCCACGGTTCGCGGTTTCACGTGAAACGGACCCAGACGTGAGTACTGCAGGAAAGGACGCGGGTATGCAATCGCACGACCCGGTCTACGGGTCGCCGGCTCCGGCGGCCCGCGATCCCCTGGACCAGGATTTGCCGATCGCCAGCGAGGCGCGGACCGCCGCGGCCATTCGCGGCGGCGCACTGCCCCGGATGCCGAAGCCGGCCCGGCGACGGGTCATGGTCGTCGCGAACCAGAAGGGTGGCGTCGGGAAGACCACGACGACCGTCAATCTCGCCGCCGCGCTGGCGATGCACGGGCTCAAGGTCCTCGTGATCGACCTCGACCCCCAGGGCAACGCCTCCACCGCGCTCGGGGTCCCGCACCACTCCGGGGTGATGTCGACCTACGAGCTCCTCGTGGACGGCGCCGGGATCAAGGAGTGCGTGCAGGAGGTCGAGGGGCTGCCGGGGCTCAGCTGCGTTCCGGCCACCATCGATCTCGCCGGCGCGGAGATCGAGCTCGTCTCGCTGGTGGCCCGGGAGTCACGGCTGCTCAAGGCGATCGAGTCCTACACCGAGGACCTCGACTACGTCCTCATCGACTGCCCGCCGTCGCTCGGCCTCCTGACCATCAACGCCCTGGTCGCGAGCCGCGAGGTGCTGATCCCGATCCAGTGCGAGTACTACGCGCTGGAGGGCTTGGGCCAGCTGCTCCGCAATGTGGACATGGTGAAGGCGCACCTCAACCCCGAGCTGAACGTGTCGACGATTCTGCTCACCATGTACGACTCCCGGACGCGCCTCGCTCAGCAGGTGGCCGAGGAGGTGCGGTCCCATTTCGGGGACATCGTGCTCCGGACCGCGGTGCCCCGCTCGGTCCGGATCTCCGAGGCCCCCAGCTACGGTCAGACCGTGATGACGTACGACCCGGGCTCGGCCGGGGCGCTGACGTACCTGGAAGCCGCCCGCGAGATCGCCGCTGCCGGGGCGATCTGACCGCCCGACCCCGCTCCACGCTCACGTGTTTCACGTGAAACCCACCGCTCGACCGAAGGACGCACGCCGTGACTGACCGCCGCCGGGGACTGGGCCGCGGACTCGGAGCCCTGATTCCCACCAGCGCTCCCGCCGCCCCTCGCCCGACCGAGACCGAGCCGGACGCCCCCACCGCCCCGGTTCCCACCGTGGTCACGGCGTCCGCACCGTCCCCCGCGGCGACCGTGCCCGACGAGCCCTCGGACCCGGAGCCCACCGTCGAGTCGTCCGGGGTCCCGAGCACGCCGGCCGGGTGGATCGACGACAGCGAATCGGACAACCTGGTCGCCGGCGCCTACTTCGCGGAGATCCCGCTCGACGCGATCACGCCGAACCCGAAGCAGCCGCGGCACGTCTTCGAGGAGGAGCAGCTCAACGAGCTGATCCACTCCCTCAAGGAGGTGGGCCTGCTCCAGCCCATCGTCGTCCGTCCCCTCGGCGACGAGAAGTACGAGCTCATCATGGGGGAGCGGCGCTGGCGCGCGTCCCAGGCGGCCGGCTTCGAGACGATTCCCGCGATCGTCCGCGAGACCGACGACGAGAAGATGCTCGTCGACGCGCTCCTGGAGAATCTGCACCGGGCCGCGCTGAACCCGCTGGAAGAGGCGGCCGCGTACGACCAGCTGCTCCAGGACTTCAAGTGCACGCACGAGGAGCTCGCGGCGCGCATCGGCCGGTCCCGGCCGCAGATCTCCAACACGCTCCGCCTGCTCAAGTTGCCGCCGCCCGTGCAGCGCCGCGTCGCCGCCGGCGTGCTGTCCGCCGGGCACGCCCGGGCGCTGCTGGCGCTGGACGACGCCGCGGCCCAGGAGCACCTCGCCAATCGCATCGTCGCCGAGGGCCTCTCGGTGCGCACCGTCGAGGAGCTCATCGCGCTCGGCGACGCCGGTCCCAAGCCCACGCGCAAGGTGCGGGCCGGCCGCCGGACCGCTCCGGCACTGGACGACCTGGCCGCCACGCTCGGCGACCGGTGGGACACCCGCGTGAAGGTGCAGCTCGGCCAGAACAAGGGCCGCATCGTCGTCGAGTTCGCCTCGGTCGAGGATCTCGAGCGCATTGTGGGGCTGATGTCTCCGGGTACGATGCTGGGGTCGCTTCGCGGAGAGTGAGCGGTTGATGACGCGCCGTCTGGTCAACATCACCCTCGACAACCTCGACGAGCTGCCCGTCCGCTGCCGGAGCTGCGTGTACTGGGAGCTCGACCCGGTTGCGGCCGACCGTGCCGCGAAGGCGGGTGACCCGGCGCTGGAGAAGGAGG
The Sporichthya brevicatena DNA segment above includes these coding regions:
- the dnaN gene encoding DNA polymerase III subunit beta, translating into MKFRVERDVLAEAVAWTARSLPVRPPVAVLAGLMLSADENGLALSGFDYEVSARAEVSADIAAEGRALVSGRLLADICKSLPNKPVDITVDGTKVNLVCGSARFSLLTLPVEDYPTLPDMPTRSGTVPADVFAHAVAQVAVAAGRDDTLPILTGIRIEIEGETVTLAATDRYRLAIREFTWKPEQPGTSVQALVPAKTLADTAKSMNGEVELALSSGTTGEGLVGLASSGRRTTSRLLEGDFPKYRSLLPSESLSYATVATAPFLEAVRRVSLVAERNTPVRLSFAAGELVLEAGSGDEASASEALEAHLDGPDIAIAFNPTYLLDGLGALDTSHARLAFTTPTKPAVITGSTGDGAAENSEYRHLLMPVRLSG
- the dnaA gene encoding chromosomal replication initiator protein DnaA translates to MTDHDPNLTQLWNRALLDPTLADLPQNHRAFLRLTRPIALVEGTAVLAAPTEFARDIIETRMREQLTAALARESGQDVRIAVTVDEGANSDAAPGATDDEDWDDGGEGDRVAGGDLSDPPAVRLSEINTDTDARLNPKYVFERFVTGSSNRFAHAAAVAAAEAPAKAYNPLFIYGDSGLGKTHLLHAVGHYTSGLFRGLRVRYVSSEEFTNDFINAIRDGRAESFRARYRNVDVLLIDDIQFLENKEQTQEEFFHTFNTLHNSSKQIVITSDRPPKQLVTLEDRLRNRFEWGLITDVQPPELETRIAILRKKAAQEGLDAPPEVLEYIAGKVSANIRELEGALIRVTAFASLNKQVVDLSLAEIVLKDLIPDHTGPEISLATIMAQTAQYFGISIDDLCGQSRSRVLVTARQIAMYLCRELTEMSLPKIGQAFGGRDHTTVMHAERKIRQLMAERRSVYSQVTELTNRIKQQTRNA
- the rpmH gene encoding 50S ribosomal protein L34, which translates into the protein MSKRTFQPNNRRRAKTHGFRLRMRTRAGRAILTARRAKGRARLSA
- the rnpA gene encoding ribonuclease P protein component, with the translated sequence MLPAGNRLRRAPDFAAAVRGGRRAGRPALVLHLRAPAEPASLPPRVGLVVGKAVGPAVTRNRVKRRLREVMRPRLSALPPGSILVLRALPPAAAASSADLAADVDAGLARLVRR
- the yidD gene encoding membrane protein insertion efficiency factor YidD; this encodes MKYLFMGLIRLYQWTVSAWLGPVCRFYPSCSHYGYEAFRVHGTLRGGWLTARRVVRCNPWNAGGLDFVPERRSRRFRSSQSVQGVTR
- the yidC gene encoding membrane protein insertase YidC; translation: MKIFEPLYDAVSWIILTFHTGFDSLGLSPSWSWCLAIVCLVVVIRILLIPLFVKQIKSMRAMQQLQPEIKKIQQRYKGDRERTSQELMKLYKEHNTNPLASCFPILAQAPIFFALYRVLNSVSKEQAIGVLDLEDVRSARDAVFLGAGLDDKFVGADSLTVQIVTVIMILAMSGSQFYTQRQLMTKNMPASAMEASPFMRQQKVMMYLFPIMFAVFGINFPVGVLLYWLVSNFWSMGQQMYVIRRMPAVGSKAHDAMLKRQEKKGKKRPDEAVTSASDDSDDPSSKPSGPSAPVRARGPQPAKKAAANGTPGVRQQPQRQPKSKRAGSKKR
- a CDS encoding protein jag — its product is MAADYLEGLLDIADLDGDIDMDVEGDRAAVSIVGADLKQLVGKDGQVLEALQELTRLAVLRATGERSRLMLDIGGYRAARREELTALGRTSAEEVKASGKSVKLAPMTPFERKIVHDAIAEAGLRSESEGEEPNRRVVVHPA
- the rsmG gene encoding 16S rRNA (guanine(527)-N(7))-methyltransferase RsmG; its protein translation is MSAGPPVAQLAPSPSEAARELFGERLAVAEAYTHLLATAGVERGLIGPREVPRLWERHLLNCGRIGPELRAGEKLADVGSGAGLPGLVVALLRPDVPVTLIEPMERRTTFLVEAVAELGLENVTVRRDRAESARNLFGTFDVVTARAVAPLEKLADWTVPLLRSGGRLLVLKGSSAADELAAALPRLTALGVVDPQVRSLGPAGDPTTVIDAVVSRETRRQATR
- a CDS encoding ParA family protein; protein product: MQSHDPVYGSPAPAARDPLDQDLPIASEARTAAAIRGGALPRMPKPARRRVMVVANQKGGVGKTTTTVNLAAALAMHGLKVLVIDLDPQGNASTALGVPHHSGVMSTYELLVDGAGIKECVQEVEGLPGLSCVPATIDLAGAEIELVSLVARESRLLKAIESYTEDLDYVLIDCPPSLGLLTINALVASREVLIPIQCEYYALEGLGQLLRNVDMVKAHLNPELNVSTILLTMYDSRTRLAQQVAEEVRSHFGDIVLRTAVPRSVRISEAPSYGQTVMTYDPGSAGALTYLEAAREIAAAGAI
- a CDS encoding ParB/RepB/Spo0J family partition protein is translated as MTDRRRGLGRGLGALIPTSAPAAPRPTETEPDAPTAPVPTVVTASAPSPAATVPDEPSDPEPTVESSGVPSTPAGWIDDSESDNLVAGAYFAEIPLDAITPNPKQPRHVFEEEQLNELIHSLKEVGLLQPIVVRPLGDEKYELIMGERRWRASQAAGFETIPAIVRETDDEKMLVDALLENLHRAALNPLEEAAAYDQLLQDFKCTHEELAARIGRSRPQISNTLRLLKLPPPVQRRVAAGVLSAGHARALLALDDAAAQEHLANRIVAEGLSVRTVEELIALGDAGPKPTRKVRAGRRTAPALDDLAATLGDRWDTRVKVQLGQNKGRIVVEFASVEDLERIVGLMSPGTMLGSLRGE